The Drosophila biarmipes strain raj3 chromosome 2L, RU_DBia_V1.1, whole genome shotgun sequence genome has a window encoding:
- the LOC108032799 gene encoding uncharacterized protein LOC108032799 yields the protein MSRISCALVLISISGFCLATEIELPPVEFKPVREIPGDIPTCREADINISECIKQGLQQITPRMKYGISELNIPPLDPFEMGKSSYSYNSGLLQGRISMKNVVVHGLSEGIVDKVNFRLKDGRVRMEILSHVPQMFVEGSYKADIKLNDLKLNPKGTFNVTLTDVAMRARPMGELYERDGHTYLRLTKLETEPKVGDLKFYANGLVPDPVLNDVILDFINQYWRQLYQAMLPETLAAWQPLILKSSNDFFSALPFDMLVTKN from the exons atgtctaGAATCTCTTGTGCTcttgttttaatttcaatttctgGCTTTTGCTTGGCAACAGAAATTGAGTTGCCGCCAGTGGAATTCAAGCCGGTCCGAGAAATAC CGGGCGATATACCGACCTGTCGGGAGGCAGATATCAACATCAGCGAGTGCATCAAGCAGGGCCTTCAGCAGATAACGCCACGCATGAAGTACGGCATCAGCGAGCTGAACATCCCGCCGCTCGATCCCTTCGAGATGGGCAAGAGCTCCTACAGCTACAACTCGGGACTGCTCCAGGGACGCATCTCCATGAAGAACGTGGTGGTCCACGGCCTCAGCGAGGGAATCGTCGACAAGGTCAACTTCCGGCTGAAGGACGGTCGCGTGCGCATGGAGATCCTCTCGCACGTCCCACAGATGTTCGTCGAGGGCTCCTACAAGGCGGACATAAAGCTAAACGACCTTAAGCTGAACCCAAAGGGCACCTTCAACGTGACCTTGA CTGATGTCGCGATGAGGGCCAGACCCATGGGCGAGCTGTACGAGCGTGATGGTCACACCTATCTGCGTCTGACCAAACTGGAGACTGAGCCCAAGGTGGGTGACCTGAAATTCTACGCCAATGGACTAGTTCCCGATCCGGTTCTTA ACGACGTTATCTTGGACTTTATCAACCAGTACTGGCGCCAACTCTATCAGGCCATGCTTCCCGAGACATTGGCCGCCTGGCAGCCCCTCATCTTGAAGTCCTCGAATGACTTCTTCTCTGCGTTACCATTCGATATGCTTGTTACTAAGAATTGA
- the LOC108032491 gene encoding protein Mabiki: protein MENHQIYRHKKFDVGRKVEELELLLKEELISRSGTPCTSVGFSDQDTDYPPLPKRRRLGSSSSSVSYHSPSPIITEAIQDIFKYHVNMVRKFPKKERTPKDQERRNKNTIACRMSRRKKKFDDLQVEQQYKECSLEHLKIAEQSLRARVYLNHLKQLVKQEDHHPLPSPRRIPEENPKRNFTIDYLIGGIKQENA, encoded by the coding sequence ATGGAGAACCATCAGATCTATCGCCACAAAAAATTCGATGTTGGCCGAAAAGTTGAGGAACTCGAGTTGCTCCTCAAGGAAGAGCTAATCTCCCGGAGCGGCACACCCTGCACCAGTGTGGGCTTCAGTGACCAGGACACTGATTATCCTCCTCTGCCGAAGCGCCGCCGTTTGGGCTCCTCATCCTCCAGCGTTTCCTACCACTCACCCAGTCCGATCATAACCGAGGCCATCCAAGACATCTTCAAGTACCACGTCAACATGGTGCGAAAGTTCCCGAAGAAGGAGCGCACGCCGAAGGATCAGGAGCGCCGGAACAAGAACACCATTGCCTGCAGGATGAGTCGGCGGAAGAAGAAGTTCGATGACCTGCAGGTCGAGCAGCAGTACAAGGAGTGCTCCTTAGAGCACCTCAAGATCGCCGAGCAGAGTCTGCGGGCCAGGGTCTATCTGAATCACCTGAAGCAGCTGGTCAAGCAGGAGGACCACCACCCGCTGCCCTCTCCGCGGAGAATTCCGGAAGAAAATCCCAAGAGAAATTTTACCATCGACTACCTGATCGGTGGCATTAAGCAGGAGAATGCTTAG
- the LOC108032350 gene encoding ovalbumin-like, with product MTVAVAIGLLVFQWLGQGEGLIPSERYPDRWPPRQYPTLLHRAIVDGVTNNDMPEGLMIAQDAMRKAFGVLLASSNGSTADEVREAMTVPSKSTDPNQFGNTDPRNLKPISDKFYEFSYVGAYVPPQLKIRPEYEQKIRDMDADLVASFDNGTMERLLGKLTDVSEELKDSLSADDIPFSLRLQPEVFIVSAASFKAVWADAGFHAENRRMREFNVDERRRTYVDTLYSLAKRRQVAHLHGLRATMLLLPLQDSRVKFMVLLPDLLNGLRQLEKELEFVDLRSLLGVKMDNRRYDVRLPVMKILTNLELADNLGLLGIRQAFSPKKADLGHITGQKGRLWVRRFPHLTYFALNEQGINVRKRKQRESRVIHNGETQNHFFASHPFFFALLDEHKIYATGRYGQLAVDPDDM from the exons ATGACAG TTGCGGTTGCAATCGGCTTACTGGTTTTCCAGTGGTTGGGCCAGGGTGAAGGGTTAATTCCCAGCGAACGCTACCCGGATCGCTGGCCACCCCGGCAATATCCCACGCTGCTCCACAGGGCAATCGTGGACGGGGTGACCAATAACGATATGCCCGAGGGACTGATGATCGCTCAAGACGCCATGCGGAAAGCCTTTGGTGTCCTACTGGCCAGTTCCAATGGCTCCACGGCGGATGAGGTACGGGAGGCCATGACCGTACCCTCCAAATCCACGGATCCCAATCAATTTGGAAACACAGATCCCCGGAACCTGAAACCTATCTCGGACAAGTTCTACGAGTTCAGCTATGTAGGCGCCTATGTACCACCCCAACTGAAGATAAGACCGGAATATGAGCAGAAGATTCGCGACATGGACGCGGATCTGGTGGCCTCCTTTGACAATGGCACGATGGAAAGACTCTTGGGAAAGCTAACGGATGTCAGCGAGGAGCTGAAGGACTCCCTTTCTGCGGATGATATACCTTTTTCGCTGCGTTTGCAGCCTGAGGTCTTTATTGTTTCAGCAGCCTCCTTCAAGGCCGTGTGGGCGGATGCAGGTTTCCATGCCGAGAACCGGCGGATGAGGGAGTTCAATGTGGACGAGCGACGACGAACCTATGTGGACACACTCTACAGCCTGGCCAAGAGGCGTCAGGTGGCCCATCTTCATGGCCTGAGGGCCACCATGCTGCTGCTCCCATTGCAGGACAGTCGGGTCAAGTTCATGGTCCTGCTGCCGGATCTTCTCAACGGATTGCGACAGCTCGAAAAGGAGCTGGAATTCGTGGATCTGCGCAGCTTGCTTGGGGTCAAGATGGATAACCGCCGGTACGATGTTCGTCTGCCTGTGATGAAGATCCTCACCAATCTGGAGCTGGCCGACAATCTGGGCCTTCTCGGCATTCGCCAGGCTTTCAGTCCCAAAAAGGCGGATCTTGGCCATATAACAGGGCAAAAGGGGCGACTTTGGGTGCGCCGATTCCCACACTTGACCTACTTCGCCCTGAACGAGCAGGGCATCAATGTTCGGAAGAGAAAGCAAAGGG AAAGCCGAGTGATACATAATGGTGAGACACAGAACCACTTCTTCGCTTCGCATCCATTCTTTTTCGCTCTGCTGGACGAGCATAAGATCTATGCCACGGGTCGATATGGCCAACTGGCTGTCGATCCAGATgatatgtaa
- the LOC108032434 gene encoding proteasome subunit alpha type-1, with the protein MFRNQYDNDTTVWSPQGRLFQVEYAMEAVKQGAATVGLKSADFAVLIALCRNTKDADTLQRKIMPVDSHVGMSIAGLTADARQVCQYMRTECMAYRHSYDSEFPVRRLVANLGNKMQATTQRYDRRPYGVGMLVAGYDEQGPHIYQVMPTANVFSCKAMAIGSRSQSARTYLERHMESFEGCGRDELICHGIQAIRGSLGHGDTENLTINVAIVGKGEPFKIFTDAENQTYLNMVKELEPPLLGEQDALSENGMSDDDLMGQGPSGSGVPANDDTDADTHASTGGH; encoded by the coding sequence ATGTTTCGGAACCAGTACGACAACGATACGACGGTGTGGAGCCCACAGGGTCGCCTCTTCCAGGTGGAGTACGCCATGGAGGCGGTGAAGCAAGGAGCGGCCACCGTGGGCCTGAAGAGCGCCGACTTTGCGGTGCTCATCGCCCTGTGCCGCAACACCAAGGACGCGGACACGCTCCAGAGGAAGATCATGCCGGTGGACTCGCACGTGGGCATGTCCATAGCCGGACTGACGGCAGATGCCCGCCAGGTGTGCCAGTACATGCGGACGGAGTGCATGGCCTATCGGCACTCCTACGACTCGGAGTTTCCGGTCCGCCGCTTGGTGGCCAATCTGGGCAACAAGATGCAGGCCACCACCCAGCGATACGACCGTCGGCCCTACGGAGTGGGCATGCTGGTGGCCGGCTACGATGAGCAGGGACCCCACATCTACCAGGTAATGCCGACGGCCAATGTCTTCAGCTGCAAGGCCATGGCCATTGGCTCCCGTTCGCAGAGTGCTCGCACCTACTTGGAGCGCCACATGGAGAGTTTCGAGGGCTGCGGCAGGGATGAGCTGATTTGTCACGGAATCCAGGCCATTCGGGGATCTTTGGGCCACGGGGATACCGAAAACCTCACCATCAATGTGGCCATCGTGGGCAAGGGTGAGcccttcaaaatatttaccgATGCCGAGAACCAGACCTATCTGAACATGGTCAAGGAGCTGGAGCCGCCTTTGTTGGGGGAGCAGGATGCTCTCTCCGAGAACGGGATGAGCGACGATGACTTGATGGGCCAGGGACCCAGTGGCAGTGGTGTTCCGGCCAATGATGATACTGATGCTGACACCCACGCCTCCACAGGCGGTCATTGA
- the LOC108032390 gene encoding general odorant-binding protein 28a, giving the protein MHSSSVIFVAIVILGAALVRAFDEKEAMEKMMKAAETCLTEVGAVDSDLQDLVKRQPASTYAGKCLRACVMKSFGLLGADGKLDTDAGHEKAKQYTGNDPAKLKLALEIGDTCAAISVPDDHCEAAESYGTCFKSEATKHGLM; this is encoded by the coding sequence ATGCATAGTTCCTCAGTTATTTTTGTGGCAATTGTTATCCTTGGCGCCGCCCTGGTGCGCGCCTTCGACGAAAAGGAGGCCATGGAAAAAATGATGAAGGCGGCGGAAACATGCTTGACGGAAGTGGGTGCCGTCGACTCCGACCTGCAGGACTTGGTCAAGAGGCAGCCCGCCTCGACCTATGCTGGCAAGTGCCTCCGCGCCTGCGTGATGAAGAGCTTCGGGCTGTTGGGCGCCGACGGCAAGCTGGACACGGATGCCGGCCACGAGAAGGCCAAGCAGTACACGGGCAACGATCCGGCCAAGCTAAAGCTGGCCCTCGAGATTGGCGACACCTGTGCGGCCATCAGCGTGCCGGATGACCACTGCGAGGCCGCCGAGAGCTACGGCACCTGCTTCAAGAGTGAGGCCACGAAACACGGACTTATGTAG
- the LOC108032351 gene encoding protein Mabiki: MENTTSYAHKKFVVSKRKRDSDQDKENIDHQSEQPITKRRQNQGFFRPWLDNEQNQRPEEKAAPVDKPTVEVPGSSVSQYHANMVRRTQAQRQRSPKEQMRRDRNTLACLLSRRAKQAQEERMCQQYEQYRSHHAAMLEQQVRLSLYYRQILQQAVFQQAINPSPGHLLPQQQQQFLQQMALSQQMLIFGGQH; the protein is encoded by the coding sequence ATGGAGAACACAACCAGCTATGCCCACAAGAAGTTTGTCGTCAGCAAGCGGAAACGGGATTCGGACCAGGACAAGGAGAACATTGACCACCAGTCGGAGCAGCCGATCACCAAGCGTCGCCAGAACCAGGGCTTCTTCCGCCCCTGGCTGGATAACGAACAGAACCAGAGGCCGGAGGAGAAGGCAGCACCAGTGGACAAGCCAACAGTAGAAGTTCCAGGATCCTCAGTCAGCCAGTACCATGCCAACATGGTGCGACGCACCCAGGCCCAACGCCAGCGAAGCCCCAAGGAGCAGATGCGCCGGGATCGGAACACCCTGGCCTGCCTCCTCAGCCGGCGGGCCAAGCAGGCCCAGGAGGAGCGCATGTGTCAGCAGTACGAGCAGTACCGAAGCCACCACGCCGCCATGCTGGAGCAGCAGGTCCGCCTGAGCCTCTACTACCGCCAGATCCTGCAGCAAGCGGTCTTCCAGCAGGCCATCAACCCCTCGCCAGGACACCTCCTGccccaacagcaacagcagttcCTCCAACAGATGGCCCTCTCCCAGCAGATGCTCATCTTTGGAGGCCAGCACTGA